The following proteins come from a genomic window of Panicum hallii strain FIL2 chromosome 8, PHallii_v3.1, whole genome shotgun sequence:
- the LOC112903386 gene encoding putative disease resistance protein RGA4 isoform X2, whose translation MEAMIPGIAIGPRFSMANKMKKMREELENITNQHQNFRFTTDISSIVQPFLDERETDSYLNDQTLIVGRTEEKIRITDSLYESTMEGITILPIYGIGGIGKTTLAKLVFNDTLFKDYSQVWIYVSQIFNLNKIGNSVISQLSKGESHIAEKQRMRTRLAELLSAAGKKILIVLDDLWEENEIQLEELKGMLTVGGEGGKVIVIVTTRDEAIAKKICTVHPYKLPPLADERCWDIIKQKCAFEARDDKDHVESIGRDIAMKCGGVALAAQALGYMLKPLTFGEWEAVKNSDFWNLPAFEDEPSPQRNVLACLLLSYKSMPSHLKLCFAYCAIFPKGHKIVKDDLIHQWIAHDFVAPSSIFSTRQLCESYVKQLLGLSFLQHAKSFSTNVVHGRDVSLFTMHDLVHDLARFVMADELHDTGKVRSIWGSNCRYAVVTDCSKPLNSSVISPSTIRALHFQGCGNVVLHGVAFSFAKYLRVLDLSACFIQKLPDSISELRQLRYLNAPRVQNQMLPMSITNLSKLKYLNLHGSSITSLPGPIGEMKCLKYLDLSFCQHINELPCSFVGLTQLDHLDLSNCSGVKIFPELLAWLTELVHLDLAECSYFQGTGEILGDLTKLQYLNLSQRFSRVENLVGLQEGISNLTELRYLGLSGSMASIFCSPLTDDLEGFIDSISTLPNLEHLNLSRNSIITFIPECIAKLRKLHTLDLSDCDNLGRIPGSIASMDNLKILNVKGCDQLNEPKIFRPNSFALLPHFVVHSDDGGSSSNISLLRQAYPDELKITRLELVKFAQEAQSINLMKKLRIEKLKLDWTTHAQRSLEDIQVLRELVPPSTLKEFEIHGYNSKRFPSWFMAIANYLPNLVKIEMEDLPKCIILPPLGQLQSLEKLAIRGMDGITKIDESFSGGKARAFPRLKAFELRCMKSLEEWDTMYSYGEGGVKEFMFPNLKELTISECPRLRLKPHPPRAKNWIVRNSDNVMSSWGERGHTGAFFFAPGTNLHVVSCGVPLHQWRLLHHLLGLTHLKIEHCSDLSSSSQIAEDLFTLQSLHLTHYLGDNNQSKLPEWLGDLTNLQMLVIDGYPELVAPVEIVEKLTCLQSLRLLHCKSMTTLPEWLGGLTSLKHLEITDCPALNNLHKSMQKLSTLHSLTIKNCDSLLSPLEWLGSLFALEELYILDCEGIKSFPESIENLSRLKELQISGCPDLEQWCESDRITWKLSRIKGKRISE comes from the exons ATGGAAG CTATGATCCCTGGTATCGCAATTGGTCCCAGGTTTTCTATGGCTAATAAGATGAAGAAAATGAGAGAGGAATTGGAGAACATCACAAATCAACACCAGAATTTCAGATTCACAACAGACATCAGCTCCATTGTTCAGCCATTTCTTGATGAACGGGAAACAGATTCATACTTGAATGATCAAACACTCATTGTAGGGAGGACGGAAGAGAAAATAAGAATAACGGATTCCTTATATGAGAGCACGATGGAAGGCATCACAATCCTTCCTATCTATGGCATTGGAGGCATTGGCAAGACAACCTTAGCAAAACTGGTTTTCAATGATACCCTATTCAAAGATTATTCGCAGGTATGGATCTACGTGTCTCAGAtatttaatttgaataaaatTGGCAACTCTGTAATATCGCAATTATCAAAAGGGGAGAGTCATATAGCTGAAAAGCAAAGGATGCGCACCCGTCTTGCGGAGCTACTTTCTGCTGCCGGCAAGAAAATTTTGATTGTTTTAGATGACCTGTGGGAAGAAAACGAAATCCAATTGGAAGAACTGAAGGGTATGTTAACGGTTGGAGGAGAGGGTGGAAAGGTCATTGTCATAGTAACCACACGCGACGAAGCCATTGCCAAGAAAATTTGCACTGTTCATCCATACAAGTTACCACCTTTGGCGGATGAAAGGTGCTGGGATATAATCAAACAAAAATGTGCCTTTGAAGCTAGAGATGATAAAGATCATGTAGAGTCGATAGGAAGGGACATCGCAATGAAGTGCGGAGGTGTCGCTTTGGCGGCTCAAGCACTTGGATACATGTTGAAACCTTTGACTTTCGGTGAATGGGAGGCGGTGAAAAATAGTGATTTCTGGAATTTGCCTGCTTTTGAAGATGAACCTTCTCCACAGCGCAATGTGCTTGCATGCTTGCTATTGAGCTATAAGAGTATGCCATCACACTTGAAGTTATGCTTTGCATATTGTGCAATCTTCCCGAAAGGCCACAAGATAGTTAAAGATGATCTGATTCACCAATGGATTGCTCATGATTTCGTTGCACCATCTAGCATATTCTCTACTAGGCAACTTTGCGAGAGTTATGTCAAGCAGCTTTTGGGATTGTCCTTCCTTCAACATGCCAAGTCATTTTCA ACTAATGTAGTGCATGGCCGAGATGTTTCATTGTTCACTATGCATGACTTGGTGCATGACCTCGCGAGATTTGTCATGGCTGATGAACTTCATGACACTGGCAAAGTTCGAAGCATTTGGGGAAGCAATTGCCGCTATGCTGTGGTCACAGATTGTAGCAAGCCGCTAAATTCATCTGTGATTTCTCCTTCAACAATAAGGGCGCTGCATTTTCAAGGCTGCGGCAACGTTGTACTTCATGGTGTTGCATTTTCATTTGCCAAGTATCTACGCGTGTTGGATTTAAGTGCATGTTTCATACAGAAGTTGCCGGATTCCATCAGTGAACTAAGACAGCTGAGGTATCTTAATGCTCCAAGGGTTCAAAATCAAATGCTTCCCATGTCTATCACCAACCTTTCGAAATTAAAGTATCTAAACCTTCATGGATCGTCAATCACATCACTGCCTGGGCCGATTGGTGAAATGAAATGTCTGAAGTATCTTGATTTATCTTTCTGTCAGCATATAAATGAACTCCCATGTTCATTTGTGGGGCTAACACAGCTGGACCATCTAGATTTATCAAACTGTTCAGGTGTTAAAATCTTTCCTGAATTATTAGCATGGCTAACAGAGTTGGTGCATCTGGATTTAGCAGAGTGCAGTTATTTTCAAGGTACAGGGGAGATTCTGGGTGATCTTACAAAACTTCAATATCTGAATTTATCTCAAAGATTTTCGAGAGTAGAAAATTTGGTTGGATTGCAAGAAGGGATCAGCAATCTCACAGAACTCCGATACTTAGGTCTATCAGGGAGTATGGCCTCTATCTTCTGCAGCCCATTGACAGATGATCTGGAAGGCTTCATTGACAGTATCAGTACCCTTCCGAATCTAGAGCATCTGAACTTATCTCGGAATAGTATCATAACCTTCATACCTGAGTGTATTGCCAAGTTAAGGAAGCTGCATACACTGGACCTCTCCGATTGCGACAATCTAGGGAGGATTCCAGGTAGTATAGCTAGTATGGACAATCTCAAGATCCTCAATGTGAAGGGCTGTGATCAACTTAATGAGCCCAAAATCTTTCGACCCAACTCTTTTGCATTATTGCCACACTTTGTAGTCCACAGTGATGATGGTGGTTCCAGTAGTAATATTAGTCTGCTTCGGCAAGCATATCCTGATGAGCTGAAGATAACTAGACTTGAACTTGTCAAGTTCGCACAAGAGGCTCAGAGTATAAACCTGATGAAAAAACTAAGAATAGAAAAACTGAAACTTGACTGGACTACACACGCTCAGAGGTCTTTGGAGGACATACAAGTGTTGAGAGAGCTAGTACCACCAAGCACCTTGAAGGAGTTTGAGATACATGGTTATAATAGTAAACGCTTTCCATCCTGGTTTATGGCCATTGCAAATTACCTTCCAAATCTTGTCAAAATTGAGATGGAGGACTTGCCTAAGTGCATTATTTTGCCACCACTTGGTCAATTACAAAGCCTGGAAAAGCTAGCTATCAGAGGAATGGATGGCATCACAAAAATCGATGAAAGTTTCTCTGGTGGGAAAGCGAGAGCCTTTCCTCGACTGAAGGCATTTGAACTAAGATGTATGAAAAGCCTTGAAGAGTGGGATACAATGTACTCATATGGAGAAGGTGGAGTGAAGGAATTCATGTTCCCTAACCTTAAAGAGTTGACAATAAGTGAATGCCCCAGGTTAAGGTTGAAACCACATCCCCCAAGAGCTAAGAATTGGATTGTACGGAACAGTGATAATGTAATGTCTTCATGGGGTGAGAGAGGGCACACTGGTGCTTTTTTCTTTGCTCCAGGAACTAATCTGCATGTTGTATCCTGCGGCGTGCCTCTGCATCAATGGAGGTTGCTTCACCATCTCCTTGGACTGACTCATTTAAAAATTGAGCATTGCAGTGATCTGAGCAGCTCATCACAAATTGCCGAAGATCTCTTCACCCTCCAATCACTGCATCTGACCCACTACTTAGGAGACAATAATCAATCAAAACTTCCAGAATGGTTGGGTGATCTCACAAATCTACAGATGTTAGTAATCGATGGGTACCCCGAGCTAGTAGCACCGGTAGAGATCGTTGAGAAACTCACTTGCCTACAATCTCTGCGGTTGTTGCATTGTAAAAGCATGACAACACTACCTGAATGGTTGGGAGGACTCACCTCTCTCAAGCACCTGGAGATCACAGACTGCCCAGCACTGAATAATTTGCACAAGAGCATGCAAAAGCTCTCCACCCTCCATTCGCTAACAATAAAAAATTGTGATAGCTTGTTGTCACCTCTAGAATGGTTGGGTAGCCTTTTTGCTCTAGAAGAACTATATATCTTGGATTGCGAGGGCATCAAGTCTTTTCCAGAGAGTATAGAAAATCTGTCTAGGCTCAAAGAACTACAAATTTCTGGCTGCCCTGATTTGGAGCAGTGGTGCGAATCAGATAGGATCACATGGAAGCTCTCTCGCATAAAAGGAAAG CGTATCAGTGAATAA
- the LOC112903386 gene encoding putative disease resistance protein RGA4 isoform X4, with amino-acid sequence MRTRLAELLSAAGKKILIVLDDLWEENEIQLEELKGMLTVGGEGGKVIVIVTTRDEAIAKKICTVHPYKLPPLADERCWDIIKQKCAFEARDDKDHVESIGRDIAMKCGGVALAAQALGYMLKPLTFGEWEAVKNSDFWNLPAFEDEPSPQRNVLACLLLSYKSMPSHLKLCFAYCAIFPKGHKIVKDDLIHQWIAHDFVAPSSIFSTRQLCESYVKQLLGLSFLQHAKSFSTNVVHGRDVSLFTMHDLVHDLARFVMADELHDTGKVRSIWGSNCRYAVVTDCSKPLNSSVISPSTIRALHFQGCGNVVLHGVAFSFAKYLRVLDLSACFIQKLPDSISELRQLRYLNAPRVQNQMLPMSITNLSKLKYLNLHGSSITSLPGPIGEMKCLKYLDLSFCQHINELPCSFVGLTQLDHLDLSNCSGVKIFPELLAWLTELVHLDLAECSYFQGTGEILGDLTKLQYLNLSQRFSRVENLVGLQEGISNLTELRYLGLSGSMASIFCSPLTDDLEGFIDSISTLPNLEHLNLSRNSIITFIPECIAKLRKLHTLDLSDCDNLGRIPGSIASMDNLKILNVKGCDQLNEPKIFRPNSFALLPHFVVHSDDGGSSSNISLLRQAYPDELKITRLELVKFAQEAQSINLMKKLRIEKLKLDWTTHAQRSLEDIQVLRELVPPSTLKEFEIHGYNSKRFPSWFMAIANYLPNLVKIEMEDLPKCIILPPLGQLQSLEKLAIRGMDGITKIDESFSGGKARAFPRLKAFELRCMKSLEEWDTMYSYGEGGVKEFMFPNLKELTISECPRLRLKPHPPRAKNWIVRNSDNVMSSWGERGHTGAFFFAPGTNLHVVSCGVPLHQWRLLHHLLGLTHLKIEHCSDLSSSSQIAEDLFTLQSLHLTHYLGDNNQSKLPEWLGDLTNLQMLVIDGYPELVAPVEIVEKLTCLQSLRLLHCKSMTTLPEWLGGLTSLKHLEITDCPALNNLHKSMQKLSTLHSLTIKNCDSLLSPLEWLGSLFALEELYILDCEGIKSFPESIENLSRLKELQISGCPDLEQWCESDRITWKLSRIKGKRISE; translated from the exons ATGCGCACCCGTCTTGCGGAGCTACTTTCTGCTGCCGGCAAGAAAATTTTGATTGTTTTAGATGACCTGTGGGAAGAAAACGAAATCCAATTGGAAGAACTGAAGGGTATGTTAACGGTTGGAGGAGAGGGTGGAAAGGTCATTGTCATAGTAACCACACGCGACGAAGCCATTGCCAAGAAAATTTGCACTGTTCATCCATACAAGTTACCACCTTTGGCGGATGAAAGGTGCTGGGATATAATCAAACAAAAATGTGCCTTTGAAGCTAGAGATGATAAAGATCATGTAGAGTCGATAGGAAGGGACATCGCAATGAAGTGCGGAGGTGTCGCTTTGGCGGCTCAAGCACTTGGATACATGTTGAAACCTTTGACTTTCGGTGAATGGGAGGCGGTGAAAAATAGTGATTTCTGGAATTTGCCTGCTTTTGAAGATGAACCTTCTCCACAGCGCAATGTGCTTGCATGCTTGCTATTGAGCTATAAGAGTATGCCATCACACTTGAAGTTATGCTTTGCATATTGTGCAATCTTCCCGAAAGGCCACAAGATAGTTAAAGATGATCTGATTCACCAATGGATTGCTCATGATTTCGTTGCACCATCTAGCATATTCTCTACTAGGCAACTTTGCGAGAGTTATGTCAAGCAGCTTTTGGGATTGTCCTTCCTTCAACATGCCAAGTCATTTTCA ACTAATGTAGTGCATGGCCGAGATGTTTCATTGTTCACTATGCATGACTTGGTGCATGACCTCGCGAGATTTGTCATGGCTGATGAACTTCATGACACTGGCAAAGTTCGAAGCATTTGGGGAAGCAATTGCCGCTATGCTGTGGTCACAGATTGTAGCAAGCCGCTAAATTCATCTGTGATTTCTCCTTCAACAATAAGGGCGCTGCATTTTCAAGGCTGCGGCAACGTTGTACTTCATGGTGTTGCATTTTCATTTGCCAAGTATCTACGCGTGTTGGATTTAAGTGCATGTTTCATACAGAAGTTGCCGGATTCCATCAGTGAACTAAGACAGCTGAGGTATCTTAATGCTCCAAGGGTTCAAAATCAAATGCTTCCCATGTCTATCACCAACCTTTCGAAATTAAAGTATCTAAACCTTCATGGATCGTCAATCACATCACTGCCTGGGCCGATTGGTGAAATGAAATGTCTGAAGTATCTTGATTTATCTTTCTGTCAGCATATAAATGAACTCCCATGTTCATTTGTGGGGCTAACACAGCTGGACCATCTAGATTTATCAAACTGTTCAGGTGTTAAAATCTTTCCTGAATTATTAGCATGGCTAACAGAGTTGGTGCATCTGGATTTAGCAGAGTGCAGTTATTTTCAAGGTACAGGGGAGATTCTGGGTGATCTTACAAAACTTCAATATCTGAATTTATCTCAAAGATTTTCGAGAGTAGAAAATTTGGTTGGATTGCAAGAAGGGATCAGCAATCTCACAGAACTCCGATACTTAGGTCTATCAGGGAGTATGGCCTCTATCTTCTGCAGCCCATTGACAGATGATCTGGAAGGCTTCATTGACAGTATCAGTACCCTTCCGAATCTAGAGCATCTGAACTTATCTCGGAATAGTATCATAACCTTCATACCTGAGTGTATTGCCAAGTTAAGGAAGCTGCATACACTGGACCTCTCCGATTGCGACAATCTAGGGAGGATTCCAGGTAGTATAGCTAGTATGGACAATCTCAAGATCCTCAATGTGAAGGGCTGTGATCAACTTAATGAGCCCAAAATCTTTCGACCCAACTCTTTTGCATTATTGCCACACTTTGTAGTCCACAGTGATGATGGTGGTTCCAGTAGTAATATTAGTCTGCTTCGGCAAGCATATCCTGATGAGCTGAAGATAACTAGACTTGAACTTGTCAAGTTCGCACAAGAGGCTCAGAGTATAAACCTGATGAAAAAACTAAGAATAGAAAAACTGAAACTTGACTGGACTACACACGCTCAGAGGTCTTTGGAGGACATACAAGTGTTGAGAGAGCTAGTACCACCAAGCACCTTGAAGGAGTTTGAGATACATGGTTATAATAGTAAACGCTTTCCATCCTGGTTTATGGCCATTGCAAATTACCTTCCAAATCTTGTCAAAATTGAGATGGAGGACTTGCCTAAGTGCATTATTTTGCCACCACTTGGTCAATTACAAAGCCTGGAAAAGCTAGCTATCAGAGGAATGGATGGCATCACAAAAATCGATGAAAGTTTCTCTGGTGGGAAAGCGAGAGCCTTTCCTCGACTGAAGGCATTTGAACTAAGATGTATGAAAAGCCTTGAAGAGTGGGATACAATGTACTCATATGGAGAAGGTGGAGTGAAGGAATTCATGTTCCCTAACCTTAAAGAGTTGACAATAAGTGAATGCCCCAGGTTAAGGTTGAAACCACATCCCCCAAGAGCTAAGAATTGGATTGTACGGAACAGTGATAATGTAATGTCTTCATGGGGTGAGAGAGGGCACACTGGTGCTTTTTTCTTTGCTCCAGGAACTAATCTGCATGTTGTATCCTGCGGCGTGCCTCTGCATCAATGGAGGTTGCTTCACCATCTCCTTGGACTGACTCATTTAAAAATTGAGCATTGCAGTGATCTGAGCAGCTCATCACAAATTGCCGAAGATCTCTTCACCCTCCAATCACTGCATCTGACCCACTACTTAGGAGACAATAATCAATCAAAACTTCCAGAATGGTTGGGTGATCTCACAAATCTACAGATGTTAGTAATCGATGGGTACCCCGAGCTAGTAGCACCGGTAGAGATCGTTGAGAAACTCACTTGCCTACAATCTCTGCGGTTGTTGCATTGTAAAAGCATGACAACACTACCTGAATGGTTGGGAGGACTCACCTCTCTCAAGCACCTGGAGATCACAGACTGCCCAGCACTGAATAATTTGCACAAGAGCATGCAAAAGCTCTCCACCCTCCATTCGCTAACAATAAAAAATTGTGATAGCTTGTTGTCACCTCTAGAATGGTTGGGTAGCCTTTTTGCTCTAGAAGAACTATATATCTTGGATTGCGAGGGCATCAAGTCTTTTCCAGAGAGTATAGAAAATCTGTCTAGGCTCAAAGAACTACAAATTTCTGGCTGCCCTGATTTGGAGCAGTGGTGCGAATCAGATAGGATCACATGGAAGCTCTCTCGCATAAAAGGAAAG CGTATCAGTGAATAA